A genomic window from Salmo salar chromosome ssa23, Ssal_v3.1, whole genome shotgun sequence includes:
- the LOC123729833 gene encoding variant surface antigen B-like yields the protein MGDRDREMGMGTEEGNGDGYTGTGTGTGDMDRSGGTSRGGVSSRSRGVSSGGTSNGGVSSRSRWVSSRSRGKDQQQEQRGQQQEQRGQKEGQQQERGISSRSRGQQQEGSAVEASAAGAEGSAAGAEGSAAGAEGSAAGAEGSAAGAEGSAYTSYL from the exons atgggggacagggacagagagatgggtaTGGGGACAGAAGAGGGGAATGGGGACGGGtacacagggacagggacaggtacGGGGGACATGGACAG AAGCGGAGGCACCAGCCGTGGAGGCGTCAGCAGCAGGAGCAGAGGGGTCAGCAGCGGAGGGACCAGCAACGGAGGCGTCAGCAGCAGGAGCAGATGGGTCAGCAGCAGGAGCAGAGGGAAGGATCAGCAGCAGGAGCAGAGGGGTCAGCAGCAGGAGCAGAGGGGTCAGAAGGAGGGTCAGCAGCAGGAGCGAGGGATCAGCAGCAGGAGCAGAGGTCAGCAGCAGGAGGGATCAGCAGTGGAGGCGTCAGCTGCAGGAGCAGAGGGGTCAGCAGCAGGAGCAGAGGGGTCAGCAGCAGGAGCAGAGGGGTCAGCAGCAGGAGCAGAGGGGTCAGCAGCAGGAGCAGAGGGGTCAGCGTATACCTCCTACCTGTGA